TTTGCCGTTTTGTTTGAAATTTGTGGTACAACATCCATGCGTTTGTCAAATGGTCTTACCAAACTTTTTCCTTCCGTGGCTTTGTTTGTTTGTTATGCTGTAAGTTTTATATTTGCCACGATGGCTACAAAATATTTAAAATTAGCTATAATGTATGCTGTGTGGTCTGGTGTAGGTATTGTTGGAATAACGTTGATTGATCTTACAATTTTCCACGAAAAAATCAATTTAGTTGAAATTTTAGGTCTTGTGCTAATTTTAGCAGGTAGTGTTTTACTCAGGATTGCCTGAATATGGTTGAATTATTAAGCCCCGCGGGAAATTTTCAGAAATTAAAAACTGCTATACATTTTGGTGCAGATGCAGTTTATTGTAGTTTTGAAGATTTTGGTTTGCGCTCTCGCGCTGGAAATTTCACTTTAAAAGAGTTAAAAGAAGCCATAGAGTACACAAAAAAAACCAATAGAAAAATTTACCTAACTTTAAACTCCTATTTATTTGACAAAGATTTTGATAAATTAAAGGATTTTTTGTCTTTTTTGAAAAATTACCCTCCAGATGCTTTAATAGTTAGTGATTTTGGTGTATTGAGCTTTTTGCAGGAAACAAAGATTCCTATACATATAAGCACTCAGGCAAACATCACAAACTCATACGCTGCAAATTTTTTAAAACAATTTAATGTAGAGCGCATTATAGCAGCAAGAGAGCTTACTTTAGCTGATTTAGGTATTTTTGTTAAAAATGCAAGCCTTGATGTTGAGGTTTTTATTCATGGTGCAATGTGTATGGCTTACTCTGGAAGATGTTTTATTAGTTCTTACCTGACGGGTAGAAGTGCAAATAAAGGCGATTGTGCACAAAGCTGCAGGTGGAAATATACAATTTTTGAAGACACAAGGAAAAATATACCCTTTTTTTTAGAAGTACATAAAGAAGGCTCGTTTATATTTAATTCTTACGATTTGTGTGCTTTACCAATTTTAGATAGGATTATAGAAACTGGCGTAAAATCCCTAAAAATTGAAGGCAGAAATAAAAGTGAATACTATGCTGGCCTTACCACAAAGTCATACAGAAAAGCAATAGATAGCTACTATGAAGGTACCTTTAAAAAACATGTATTGTCCTTATATGAGCAATTAAAAACTGTAAGCCACAGACCATACAGTTTTGGTTTTTTTCTTGGAAAACCCAAACAATATCTAAAAAGCAGTGCATATCTAAAACCTTGCACTTATGTTGCACTTGTGCTTGACCGTATTGGTGATAAATTAAAACTTCTTGTAAAAAACAGGTTTGAGGCTGGATCGTTTGAATTTGTAACACCAAACGATAACATAACAGTAAGCATTAATGAAATGTATACAAACGATCTGAGTGTCAAGCAAATAGCCCATCCAGGTGAAATTGTGTATATTAAAAGCGTTGACAATGTAAATAAAAATGATATTCTTAGGTTTTGTTATGAGAGTGATAGCTGGCATTTACAAAAACAGGCCATTGGAATTTAGAAAAACAAAACAAATAAGACCTACCAAACAAATAGTAAAAAAATCTTTTTTCGATACTATTTGCCCCATTATACATGATGCAGTTTTTGTTGATTTGTTTGCTGGTAATGGTTTTATTGGTATAGAAGCTGTTTCAAGAGGCGCAAAAAAAGTTTTTTTTGTTGATAGAGATGATACATTTATAAAAAAAAACGTGCAAAATTTAAATATAAGTAGTGATAAATTTGAAATTTACCGTATGGATGTTTTTAATTTTTTGAATTTAAATGTCGTTGAAAATGCTGATATTATTTATGTAGATGCCCCTTATTCATTAAAAATAGACGATTTGGTGGTTTTTTTATTGAAAAAGATAAAAAAAGATGCTATAGTTTGCGTAGAAAGTAACAAAATGGTAGAAAATGAACGTGTTTTTAAAATAAAACAATTTGGCAATAGTATATTAAATTATTTGAGGTAATATGGATAAGTGTTGTGTTGTGGCTATTGTGCCCGGTAGTTTTGATCCTATAACAAATGGTCACATAGATATTATTAAGAGAGCATCTAAAATTTTTCATAAAGTAATAGTTGGCGTTGCAAAAAATACTGCTAAAAAATCTTTTTTTGATTTTGAAGAAAGATTTGAATTAACAAAACAGGTTATTGAATCATTAAATGTAGCGTCTATAAGTGTTGAAAAAGTTGATGGTTTGCTTGTTGATTTTGCTAAATCTAAAGGGGCTCAAGTTATAGTTAGAGGTCTTAGAGCTGTTTCCGATTTTGAGTACGAAATGGAAATGGCTTTTATGAACCGTTCTCTTGCACCAGAAATTGAGATAATTTATTTTATGCCTTACATCAAGTATTCCTTTTTAAGCTCAACTATAGTAAAGGATGTTTTTGTAAATGGTGGAGATGTAAGTGCATTTGTGTCACCAATAGTTATTGAACATATGAAAAAAAAATTTAAGGGGGAAAAATGAAGAAAAAACTTGCTGAGCGCATCGGAAGGATTGAGGAATCCATTACAATTGCTATTACAGCCAAAGCCAAAGAAATGAATGCTTCTGGGATTAAAAT
This region of Desulfurella sp. genomic DNA includes:
- a CDS encoding RsmD family RNA methyltransferase; translated protein: MRVIAGIYKNRPLEFRKTKQIRPTKQIVKKSFFDTICPIIHDAVFVDLFAGNGFIGIEAVSRGAKKVFFVDRDDTFIKKNVQNLNISSDKFEIYRMDVFNFLNLNVVENADIIYVDAPYSLKIDDLVVFLLKKIKKDAIVCVESNKMVENERVFKIKQFGNSILNYLR
- a CDS encoding U32 family peptidase, which produces MVELLSPAGNFQKLKTAIHFGADAVYCSFEDFGLRSRAGNFTLKELKEAIEYTKKTNRKIYLTLNSYLFDKDFDKLKDFLSFLKNYPPDALIVSDFGVLSFLQETKIPIHISTQANITNSYAANFLKQFNVERIIAARELTLADLGIFVKNASLDVEVFIHGAMCMAYSGRCFISSYLTGRSANKGDCAQSCRWKYTIFEDTRKNIPFFLEVHKEGSFIFNSYDLCALPILDRIIETGVKSLKIEGRNKSEYYAGLTTKSYRKAIDSYYEGTFKKHVLSLYEQLKTVSHRPYSFGFFLGKPKQYLKSSAYLKPCTYVALVLDRIGDKLKLLVKNRFEAGSFEFVTPNDNITVSINEMYTNDLSVKQIAHPGEIVYIKSVDNVNKNDILRFCYESDSWHLQKQAIGI
- a CDS encoding multidrug efflux SMR transporter, whose amino-acid sequence is FAVLFEICGTTSMRLSNGLTKLFPSVALFVCYAVSFIFATMATKYLKLAIMYAVWSGVGIVGITLIDLTIFHEKINLVEILGLVLILAGSVLLRIA
- the coaD gene encoding pantetheine-phosphate adenylyltransferase, which translates into the protein MDKCCVVAIVPGSFDPITNGHIDIIKRASKIFHKVIVGVAKNTAKKSFFDFEERFELTKQVIESLNVASISVEKVDGLLVDFAKSKGAQVIVRGLRAVSDFEYEMEMAFMNRSLAPEIEIIYFMPYIKYSFLSSTIVKDVFVNGGDVSAFVSPIVIEHMKKKFKGEK